One Microbacterium sp. zg-B96 genomic region harbors:
- a CDS encoding LCP family protein, which translates to MRSPNPLLQLLTVFGVIVAVVLVSGVSVAGYATVGLVSDFAENAVVLEDAPAEPPSLGALEGPITMVVAGTDECEDEIAGSFGGRCKGPDASGQLNDVNLLVHISDAPRRVTVVSFPRDLMVPIPSCTQEDGSQTSAMSKQPLNSAYSYGGLGCVVSTLSKLSGMSVPYAAKVSFGNVINITDAIGGVEVCIAGGIRDRHTGIDWPEGTRTVSGYDALQFLRTRHGVGDGSDLARISNQQQYMSRLVRKLVSDEVLSDYGTLGALAGTAVKNVTPSDSLTNPLRLVQIALAAKDVPFDDITFLQYPTYGDPADVDKVVPDYNAAEQMWEAILANQPLQLSGEAGMNDAVVVVEPPGAEPSAGAETPAGETPVAEAPVVPEGTVLLPRSITGSTAAQETCSVGNVGG; encoded by the coding sequence TTGCGTTCACCGAATCCGCTGCTGCAATTGCTGACCGTCTTCGGAGTCATCGTCGCCGTCGTGCTGGTCTCGGGGGTCAGTGTCGCCGGCTACGCCACCGTGGGGCTGGTGTCGGACTTCGCCGAGAACGCCGTCGTGCTCGAGGATGCCCCCGCCGAGCCCCCGAGCCTCGGAGCCCTCGAGGGGCCGATCACGATGGTCGTCGCCGGCACCGACGAGTGCGAGGACGAGATTGCCGGCTCGTTCGGCGGCCGCTGCAAAGGGCCCGATGCCAGCGGGCAGCTCAACGACGTGAACCTGCTCGTACACATCTCCGATGCCCCGCGCCGGGTGACGGTGGTGTCATTCCCCCGTGACCTGATGGTGCCGATCCCGTCGTGCACGCAGGAGGACGGCTCGCAGACGTCGGCGATGAGCAAGCAGCCGCTGAACTCGGCATATTCGTACGGCGGCCTCGGGTGCGTCGTGAGTACGCTGTCGAAGCTGAGCGGGATGAGCGTGCCGTATGCCGCGAAGGTGAGCTTCGGCAACGTCATCAACATCACCGACGCGATCGGCGGGGTCGAGGTGTGCATCGCCGGCGGCATCCGCGATCGTCACACCGGCATCGACTGGCCGGAGGGCACGCGCACCGTCTCGGGCTACGATGCGCTGCAGTTCCTTCGCACCCGGCACGGCGTCGGCGACGGCTCGGATCTCGCCCGCATCAGCAACCAGCAGCAGTACATGTCGCGTCTGGTGCGCAAGCTGGTCAGCGACGAGGTGCTCAGTGATTACGGCACGCTGGGCGCGCTCGCGGGCACCGCGGTGAAGAACGTGACGCCGAGCGATTCGCTGACCAACCCGCTGCGACTGGTGCAGATCGCGCTGGCCGCGAAGGACGTGCCGTTCGACGACATCACCTTCCTGCAGTACCCCACGTACGGCGACCCTGCTGACGTCGACAAGGTGGTTCCCGACTACAACGCGGCCGAGCAGATGTGGGAGGCGATCCTGGCGAACCAGCCGCTGCAGCTCAGCGGTGAAGCAGGCATGAACGACGCCGTGGTCGTCGTGGAGCCGCCCGGCGCCGAGCCGTCGGCCGGGGCCGAGACCCCCGCCGGGGAGACCCCCGTGGCGGAAGCGCCGGTGGTCCCGGAGGGCACCGTGCTGCTGCCGCGATCCATCACCGGGTCGACCGCTGCGCAGGAGACGTGCTCCGTGGGTAACGTCGGCGGGTGA